The DNA sequence AGCGAAAGAGAATGGGCCATACAGAAGTTAAAACCAAGAAAGTCGCCAGGAGTGGATGGACTCAGCACTGCCTTTTACAAGAAATTTGCACCGGAATTAGTCCCAATATTACGCGACGTGTACGATGACATTTTGAAACAAGGATTGCTGCCGCTATCTGTGCGACGAGTTCTTACTGTTTTACTGCCAAAGAAGCAGTCAAGGCAAGTGACGACAGTGAGCGATTTCCGCCCCATTAGTCTTTTTACGACCGATTACAAAATACTTGCTAAAATTACAGCTAGACAGCTGGACTTTGCCCGGGGATCAGTTATAGGCAACCATCAATCTTACGGCATCAAAGGACGTCGCATCAGTGATAACCTGTATTCGATGAGAATATTGTGCGAAGCTACCTCCGTTGATGGATCCAGGGCAGCGGTTTTGCAAGTGGATTTGAGCAAGGCTTTCGATAGAGTAACACATGACTTTCTCTTCAACTTGCTTAAGGCCTGCGACCATTGGGTACCGACTTCTGTCTGCTACAGACAAGTGACGACGCGACTGGTAATCAACGGGCAAACAACTCCCACCATCCAGCTCAACAGATCTGTTAGGCAACGATGCCCCATGTCACCAGTTGTTTTTGCTCTGTACTTAGAACCCCTGTGCCGAACAATTCTGAACGACAGCGACATAACAGGCTTCAGTTTCGCAGATACTCCTCTGAAAGTCCTCGCCTACGCCGGCGACCTTACGCTTGTGGGTGCCTTAGAGAGGAAATCCGCCAAGGAGTGCAGCATGTCATGGACTTTTGTAAAGTTTCTGGTGCTAAAGTGAATCCAGAAAAGTGCGCGGTGCATGGTTAGGTGCATGGGACTTAAAACCAGCAACCTTCCTAGAGGTGAAGTGGACGTCTGAAATCATCAGCTACGTCGGTGTGTGTTTTGATAGTGCCAACCTACAGAATGGACAAAATACAATTCGAAGTGTTACCCTCGCGGCAAAAGCGCAACAGTGGCACGGGAGAACGGTCCCGCTTATGAACAGAGCCTTTGTGTGTAACACTGTGTTCTTTCCAGCTATATGATACTCAGCGCAGGTGATGCCCTGTTTGCCGGCTCAGGTGAATCGAGTGCATAGATTTTCCGCAACATATATTTGGGAGTCACAGTTTGAGCGCATAAGGCGCAGTAATTTATTCTTAAGTAAGGCAAAAAGAGGCTTAGGGCTGGTAAACGTAGAGGTAAAACTCAAAGTTCACAGGTACCTTTTTTTCAAAAACCAAACCCAACATATTATACGTCATTCTTTCAAACAATTAGGAGGGGGGTACTTAGGCGAGTAGATCGAAGGTGCCCAAGGAGTCCCACGAGCCCGCACCCTAAAATTCTACAGGGAGGTGGAGCAGACAGCTCGCTTCTTCGAGCAGCCTTTTTCTCAAGAGTACCTAAAAATGTAAAACGTAAGAGTCTGTACTGGAACACTATAGATATGCTATTCCCACCACTACTATATCGGTCTCGAGCCGGAAGCCAGTTGGAATCTGACGTTTTcaagcgtctaccaaaatattctGTAAAACTGTGattaaggattttttttttttagattacatGTCGAAGTTCTacctgtaaaaacatggctacatGACAAGGGTTTCTTCGTGCCGTGGTCAACGGACTGCCCGCTCTGTCCCTATCCAGAATCGTTGCAGcacgtatttttgttttgtgtaaACGCAGTACTATTTTGGCAGAACATACGAATTGTGTTTGACGTGCAGATATACCAAATTGGGATAACGTAAAATTTCTGACACTGGAAGGTGACAAAAATAACAACAGTGTTGAAACCATGTTATTGCCAGGTTTGTATACAATTTGGAGATCACGAACTGATTACGTCCTAGCTCTAGAAAACGCAAAATTTGCGTGGACGCACTTTTGTAATCCTTTTGCGCATACAAGTTCGCTGCTGGTCGGTGAAGATGAGTTTTGCAAGCGATGGCAGGTGTGGCAGAAGCGCCTGCAGCAAAGATGAATACTTATATAGATGTGCAATTctctgtgtatatgtgtgtgtgttagaaaagctgcaAAGAAAGAACGCTTCAGTGCATGGTGCCTGCTATGTATGGAAACaatagaaatgaaagaaaaagctgagtggtaacgtctccgtctcacactccggagaccctggttcgattcccacccagcccatcttgcaagttgtttttatttataaattgccTTCCATCATTTTTCCCTCCCGACCAACGCCACCGACACTGGCTTTTctacgacacgagctccttaacgctatcgcgttaaaacaactgGGTGGTGCGCTTGAATCACAGTTCTGACCCGCCATAGGTAGCATGCATGTGACATCACGTGCATGTAACATCACTTGCTCGTGCGGCGGCCATTCACCTGCGACGGCCGGTACCGGAACCGCAGTGGTAAAAAGGCAGTGGTGGTACGACACGAGCTTCCCAGCCTTTCGATCACAATGCCACCATCTAGTAAGCAGTGTTTTCAGGCGCTATACTACTCGCAGCTGATCGCACCAACGCGTTCCCGCTACGAGGGAAAAAACGCGGCACAGCTACAATGTTCATTCAGTACAAGTGGATACTTGCAGCGTCTTTCTGGGGATAAGTCATGGCGGCATCGTTACCTAAGGTGCGTTATTAGCAAACATTGTCAGCCTGAACGCTCACACAGCCCTACGGTCCCGTAACTGTACATTTATCTCATTAGAAAGAAGTATTTCGCATTAAGCCGGAGTTCACTGTATGCAGGCCTGGAATGAGCAGATTCAATTGAACTCAAGCACCGGCGTTTTCAGTGTTAGATGGCTAAGAAGTGTACACATCACGCAATACTGAAGGACGGCACCCTCCAAGTATTCCCTCCTCAACAAGTTTACAGGTTGAAAGCGACGGTCATCGCTCTGCTTCCGGCTGTTTATTTGCCAAACCACCATAAGCATCGAACGCCATGTGTCATgagaaagtaaaaaataaaagcgatCAGATTACTTCAGCGACAATTACCGCTTAGTCGATACAAATGACTGACTGCCAACACCACCATCCTCTCATGAACATCTCATTGGGATACGCACACAGTCATGCTTCTACGCTACAGTATTTCTTGCTGTGGCACCTCAAGTTCATTTACAGACGCCCCCACTGGAACAGTATTAGTTGCATGCAATACCGTCACAAATTATCAGGTACCATATCGGCGCGATACTGCCGCGGCCAGCGCGTCAACCTCTCAAGTGCCGTGTGCCCAATGGTCATTTGTTCGAATCCCAGTATAGTCGGTACACTTCTGTTCGTATTCACATTGCTGCGTCGGTTGCCGAGCAAGTCATTGCACGTTATATACTGCGCAGATCTTGCTGACGCATAAAGAAAGCTAATGTACATAAGCGTTTTTCAAGTTGGGTTATTACTGAATGCGTTGTGAACGCGAGAAAATGCATTTTAAAGACACACTCTTCTTATGCACGTATTCACAAAGCACTCTAATACTGATATTCTTGCCCTCCTCACCTTTTCAGTGCCTTAACGCGTTTCATAAGCAAACATTATAGAAGTTGAATCCAACCTTTATCTAACCATATCGCCTCGAAAAAGGAGCATTCCTTAATATAGTTAGCAGGTACCCACCACTTACCTGACGCAAAAAGCCCAATCGCTGCACATCTAATAGAGTTCCTCGCCATTATTGTCGAGTCGACtttctgcttacgtcacccagcgGCGGGCAGCGAGCACGTTCCGGTTCCGTGCTCCACGCTGTCGCAGAGCGCTGGCTTCTCGCCGCTGGGTGGAGTTCTAAGAGGGCGCTGCAACTGTGCAGTTTCTCTTTCGGGTGTTCTCATATTCGAAGTTCGTCTTGCCACAGTTCCGCGGGCGGTCGCATTTTTCAGGTCCAAAAATTTATGTATGGCTCTTACGATGACTCTGCCGAAAGTAAAAGTTCGAAAGTAAATTACTTTATTTTGTTAATGCGCGACCAATTCCCCTCGTATCACCCGTCAACCGACGGTTCCCAGCACTCACACCACATCTGTATTGCAACCGTGCTTtctgaaatttcttttttcacatatTCGTTAAACTTTTCTTGCAAGCACGCGGTATAAATAAACAGTGCATGACATTAAAGCTGCGCAATCGTGGTGCATAAATATAAACATTGCACAAAATTAATACCCTATAGGATGCGAATAAAGACAATTGTAGGCATCGCTTTTACTTTTACGCCATTAATTGCCCAttcatgaaagcttcgcttcgcatCGATTGGACCCTGTGCGTTGGATCTCCGCAGTTTTTATTCCTCACCGTCATGGCGATGCGTTGATATgtagtcggtgacaacctaagaatgcaGTACGAGCTCCGCCTCGTACGCTGTGCACCTTCCCTTCCGAAAGAGAGCCGAGCCAGCTGGAGTTCGCTCACAGCTTAATGACGTTGCTCTGCTAATGTAAACGCTAGGCTGATTGGAAGATGAAACCTCGTTGTTCAAAGCCACAAAGCTACGTTAGGAAAAAGCATTTCCTCAAATGTTCAGGTTTCATCCGAAAACGAGTGTTACAAAGCTGATCTTCATGGAGAAATGACGTGTTTTAAACGGAAGAAACCGCTTGACGTCATGGAAGCAAGCAACCCAAGTTGAATGGCGCACCTATGCAAATTGTTCTTCAGTGTCACAGCATACAGATAACCTTTtgttcttaggttgtcaccgctATATAGGAAATTGAAGAGTTGCCGTCTGAGTACTAACTGCGTCCCATGCCACAATGCTTTGAATGATGGCGACACCGAAATTCACTTTACACATTTCCATGAAGtaactttgaaaaagaaaaggttgtGAAATTTTCCGCAGCTGAGAGATAAAGTGATTCACTGGCCTCATTTCTGCCTGTTTCGCGCAAATAACCGCGATAACTTTGAATCACGCAATTGACCGTCAGAATATACGAGTACGGCGACAAGAATCCCTTCCGTAATACGATCGATACAAATTCATAAAAGCAGAATGTGTCTGAAGCTTTGCCAGGAAGAAGCGGATAAAACATAAATCATCTTTAACTGTGCCAATTTATTTGTCAATCTTATTTTGCTTCCTGGAATATTCATAGATAAAAAAGGTTCAAAGAAATATGCGAAATGTAGTGAGCACAACATCGCCTTAGTGGTCTGTATCCTAAACTAATGTCAATGAATTTAGAACCGGTTGAACAGAAAACACACAAACTGGTCAAAATGCTGATACTAAttacacattttattttttttttacatttctaggAGTTGTTCGCCAGTGGTCAACTGCCTTTGCCGAAAAAGGAACTGTTGTGAAACAAGTATATTTTTGTGAATAGAGATTTTGTTTGTTAGAATATTTCTAAGCGTGAATCTCGCTTTTGTGGTGTGCCTGCATTGTCAAAGAGTATAATGTGTCTGTATTCCAAAACAAAAGAGACATGTTCGAATATTAAAACTCATACTGAAACCAAACGCCGCATTAGGGAAATATGTAGCATGTTGCATTCTTACGAAAACTGCCGTACATAAACGAAAACATGTCTCTCTTCCATCACAGCTCCTTTGGCGACGCCTTTTGCAGAAATATTTTATGTAGAAGTGGGATTAGTTTCCTAATAATAATTTTCCAGTCTACCACGAATCTTTTCCGCTACAGCGCGGCCATCCTGATTAAAGAATGTGCTTGGAGAAAGCCAACGCCAAAAGGAATGCGGTGAGTGCGAGACACTTACCAGAGTCCAACTTTTCGTCCGCATTCTTGAAGGTTCCTGCGTCAGCCGTCCCGTGTGTTTCTGCACTGTACAGAGTAGAGGCGATCACAGCTTGACTGACAAGCTGCCTTGCTGCCTCATTCCATGCTCTCCGCATCGTGCATTTGTATCCCCCTCCCGACCCTCCTTCTGATGGGAAGCTCCCTCTCTCCAACACGTAAGCGTAAGCAGATACTGGGCATCTCCTGTTTCATCGGCGCGACTCTCATCTCTTCGCCTCTTTCGGTAGCGCCCGAACCAAGTGTGGGCACGATTCAGATATGCAGTAACAGAGACTCGCACTTCTCCGCTAAGCGATGATGTTCCACTTGCCGTTCGAAACGACGCAACGGAGTGGTCTTATCGAGGCCGAAAGCTCTGGCGATTTGAGCACGCGTGGCTTGGTATCCGCAGTGCGGATTCAACCGGTTCGGAAGTAAATGCGCGACTCTGTAACAACAATATGACGAAATATTCTGAACCGCTCCCGTTATCAGTGATATCCTCTCCACTGTAGTGTTCTTTGAAAAACACGCAACCCCCTCATAGTGAGTACTTCACGCCCGTGCTGGGATCGCTCGAGAGTCTGGATATCTTTAGTCTGTTAACAATCGTCGCTTCTACGTATGCTGAGCGGTGTCCGCTTTCAGATAGAAAAAAACTACCAGTCGTTAGCGGCGTAACAATCACAAAGTGTTTTATCGttatgtatcatcatcatcatcatcatcatcatcagcctggttacgcccactgcagggcaaaggcctctcccatacttctccaacaaccccggtcatgtactaattgtggccacgtcgtccctgcaaacttattaatctcatccgcccaccttactttctgccgccccctgctacgcttcccttcccttggaatccagtccgtaactcttaatgaccatcggttatcttccctcctcattacatgtccggcccatgcccatttatttttcatgatttcaactaagatgtcattaactcgcgtttgttccctcacccaatctgctcttttcttatcccttaacgttacaaccatcattcttctttcggtagctcgttgcgtcgtcctcaatttaagtagaaccctcttcgtaagccttcaggtttctgcaccgtagatgagtactggtaagacacagctattatacacttttctcttgagggataatggcaacctgctgttcatgatcggagaatgcctgccaaacgcaccccgttATGTCAAACCACATCGTTATGTAAGGAAAGATAAAGTAATAAGAATAGTCACAGAAGCTAATACCTTCATCTGGAGGGCCCTCACGCATGTACTACAAGGACTGGCTCGTCTATACTAATTGATGAACTACCCTGCCTGCTTGTCACGCCATTTAATGTGCAAATGCTGCGCAAACGACataagcaaacacacacacacacacacacacacacacacacacacacacacacacacacacacacacacacacacacacacacacatatatatatatatatatatatatatatatatacaggccgccattggattctgaacctggcaacgtttaacgttagaacgctatctagtgaggcgagtctagcagtgttattggaggaattagagggtagtaaatgggatataatagggctcagtgaggttaggaggacaaaagaagcatatacagtgctaaaaaccgggcatgtactgtgttaccggggcttagcggagagacgagaactaggagtcggattcctgattaataaggaaatagctggtaacatacaggaatactatagcattaacgagagggaggaaagtcttgttgtgaaacttaataagaggtacaaattgaaggtggtacaagtctatgcccctacatgcagtcatgatgaccaggaagtcgaaagcctttatgaagacgtggaatcggcgatgggaaaagtcaaaacaaaatacactatactgatgggcgacttcaatgccagggtaggcaagaagcaggctggagacaaatcagtgggggaatatggcataggctctaggaatagcagaggagaattattagtagagtttgcagaacagaataatatgcggacaatcaacacctttttccgcaagcgggttagtcgaaagtggacgtggaggagcccgaatggtgagactagaaatgaaatcgacttcatactctgcgcgaaccctggcgtcatacaagatgtagacgtgctcggcaaggtacgctgcagtgaccataggatggtaagaacacgaattagcctagacttgaggagggaacggaagaaactgctacacaagaagccaatcaatgagttagcggtaagagggaaactagaggaattccggatcaagctacagaacaggtattcggcttcaactcaggaagaggaccttagtgttgaagcaatgaacgactatctcatgggcatcattaaggagtgcgcaatagaagtcggtggtaacgccgttagacaggaaaccagtaagctatcgcaggagacgaaagatctgatcaagaaacgccaatgtatgaaagcctctaaccctacagctagaatagaactggcagagctttctaagttaatcaacaagcgtaagacagcggacatcaggaactataatatggatagaattgaacaggctctcaggaacggaggaagcctaaaaacagtgaagaagaaactaggaataggcaagaatcagatgtgtgcgttaagagacaaagccggcaatatcgttactaatatggatgagatagttcaagtggctgaggagttctatagagatttatacagtaccagtggcacccacgacgatagtggaagagagaatagcctagaggaattcgaaatcccacaggtaacgccagaagaagtaaagaaagccttaggagctatgcaaagggggaaggcagctggggaggatcaggtaacagcagatttgttgaaggatggtggtcagattgttctggagaaactggccaccctgtatacgcaatgcctcataacctcgagcgtaccggaatcttggaagaacgctaacataatcctaatccataagaaaggggacgccaaagacttcaaaaattatagaccgatcagcttactgtccgttgcctacaaagtatttactaaggtaatcgcaaatagaatcaggaacaccttagacttctgtcaaccaaaggaccaggcaggactccgtaaaggctactcaacaatagaccatattcacactatcaatcaagtgatagagaaatgtgcagaatataaccaacccttatatatagctttcattgattacgagaaagcgtttgattcagtcgaaaactcagccgtcatgtaggcattacggaatcagggtgtagatgagccatatgtaaagatattggaagatatctatagcggctccacagccaccgtagtcctccacaaagaaagcaacaaaatccctataaggaaaggcgtcagacagggagatacgatatctccaatgctattcacagcatgtttacaggaggtattcagaggcctggagtgggaagaattggggataaaagttgatggagaataccttagcaacttgcgattcgcggatgatattgccttgcttagtaactcaggagaccaattgcaatgcatgctcactgacctggagaggcaaagcagaagggtgggtctgaaaattaatctgcagaaa is a window from the Dermacentor variabilis isolate Ectoservices chromosome 3, ASM5094787v1, whole genome shotgun sequence genome containing:
- the LOC142573838 gene encoding uncharacterized protein LOC142573838 → MTREDGKNDDTDALMDDDEAVETFQPLQLSLASGPIQEVEEIRILGLFINQHLKAGTTLAKLLKVGDQVNRVHRFSATYIWESQFERIRRSNLFLSKAKRGLGLVNVEVKLKVHRYLFFKNQTQHIIRFFFFRLHVEVLPVKTWLHDKGFFVPWSTDCPLCPYPESLQHVFLFCVNAVLFWQNIRIVFDVQIYQIGIT